Part of the Paenibacillus sp. JNUCC32 genome is shown below.
ACTTCATGGACGATAACGTGTTCACCGTCAAAAAAGGGGATCTGATGATCGTGAACCCGCATGATCTGCACTCGACGGCAAGCTCCGAGAAGCTGCTCTTCGAGCGGGTGCTGATCGGCTTCTCCAGAACCTTTATCGAACAGGGGGACGCTGGCGTCGCCAATCTGCTCGATTATGGGACCTCCAGGCTCGTTCGTATTCCGCTTAAGCATCAGCCTGAAATCGAGCGGCTGCTGCATTCCATGCTCGCAGAATGCCAAACGGAGCAGACTCACTACAGCTCATTGGTTCGCTCGCTGATGAACGAGCTGCTTATCCGCCTCCACCGGATTGAGACCACGCTGCAATCCCAAACCCATGAATACGAGCATCCGATGCATCAAAAAATTTCGGAAATTGCCCAATATATCAAATCGAATTTCCATGAAAAGCTCACGCTGGAACAGGTCGCCAAGCAGTTTTACA
Proteins encoded:
- a CDS encoding helix-turn-helix domain-containing protein, yielding MIDRLQPKYHIGDHDFSIQYMSRNGSSSMPRPHEHPYFELYYLLNGERVYFMDDNVFTVKKGDLMIVNPHDLHSTASSEKLLFERVLIGFSRTFIEQGDAGVANLLDYGTSRLVRIPLKHQPEIERLLHSMLAECQTEQTHYSSLVRSLMNELLIRLHRIETTLQSQTHEYEHPMHQKISEIAQYIKSNFHEKLTLEQVAKQFYISPSYLSRVFTRLTGFHFREYVQVVRIREAQKMLVSSRDSVQIISELAGFEHIAHFNKTFKKIAGTTPLQYRKRHG